A single Lactuca sativa cultivar Salinas chromosome 8, Lsat_Salinas_v11, whole genome shotgun sequence DNA region contains:
- the LOC128127690 gene encoding uncharacterized protein LOC128127690, producing MSLQELVTSLTQSQTQFQQETKNTFSNIQAQIGDMATALNKIEQRGKLPSQTKKNPNVSDITLRSGKTHGECQPKRVSREDEDEVIIVEPSKVVVPPKEPVVPNVDQPDPSNKPIKPLVIPPPFPSRLASSKKQEEEEEFLETFRKVQLNISLLDAIKQIPCYAKFLKDLCTNKRKFKTNEKIQVNANISAVIQKKLTPKCKDSGMFAIPCTIGDLHVESAMLDLGASINVMPYSVFQSLNVGPLEKTGVIIQLAGKSSIFPRGVLEDILVQVNQLVFPTDFYVIDLE from the coding sequence ATGAGCCTTCAAGAACTTGTCACTTCTCTTACTCAAAGCCAAACCCAATTTCAACAAGAAACCAAGAATACTTTCTCCAACATTCAAGCACAAATTGGAGACATGGCAACCGCTCTCAACAAGATAGAACAAAGGGGTAAACTTCCATCACAAACCAAGAAGAACCCCAATGTGAGTGACATCACCTTGCGAAGTGGGAAAACACATGGAGAATGTCAAcctaaaagagtttcaagagaAGACGAAGATGAAGTGATCATTGTGGAACCTTCAAAAGTTGTAGTTCCTCCAAAGGAACCAGTTGTGCCAAATGTTGATCAACCCGATCCTTCTAACAAACCCATCAAACCATTGGTCATACCACCACCTTTTCCATCCCGGTTGGCTTCCTCAAAGAaacaagaagaagaggaagagtttCTTGAGACTTTCCGCAAAGTTCAACTCAATATTTCACTATTGGATGCCATTAAGCAAATCCCATGTTATGCcaaatttcttaaggatttatgcACCAACAAGAGAAAATTCAAGACAAATGAGAAGATTCAAGTCAATGCAAATATATCTGCGGTCATCCAAAAGAAGCTTACACCCAAATGCAAAGACTCGGGAATGTTTGCTATACCCTGTACCATTGGTGATTTACATGTTGAAAGTGCCATGCTAGATCTTGGAGCCTCAATCAATGTCATGCCATACTCGGTTTTTCAATCTCTCAATGTTGGACCTTTGGAAAAAACCGGAGTCATCATTCAATTAGCGGGCAAGTCAAGCATATTTCCAAGAGGCGTGTTAGAGGATATACTAGTTCAAGTCAATCAACTAGTATTTCCCACAGATTTCTATGTCATTGACCTTGAATAA
- the LOC111914320 gene encoding uncharacterized protein LOC111914320 yields MAPSSSSAASTGIPTPKQSLGFVATALKRKDSFIQFFAMTGILLLSMRSVSQKYRIQELQDDTNALQEEKNSISDRINHIKSSLLAEAALDTTGAFAARLRILFGDNN; encoded by the coding sequence ATGGCACCGTCGAGCTCCTCTGCCGCCTCTACAGGTATTCCGACGCCAAAACAATCACTTGGTTTCGTAGCCACTGCACTCAAAAGAAAAGACAGTTTCATCCAGTTCTTCGCCATGACTGGAATCTTGCTGCTAAGCATGCGATCGGTAAGTCAAAAATACCGAATCCAAGAACTCCAAGACGATACCAACGCCTTGCAGGAAGAGAAAAATTCAATCTCCGATCGAATCAATCACATCAAAAGCAGCCTCCTTGCTGAAGCCGCCCTCGATACCACCGGCGCCTTCGCCGCCAGGCTCCGCATTCTCTTTGGCGACAACAATTGA